The genomic stretch GTTCGCTTTGAGTTGTctgttgatgtgatgtgtgaaAGAGAGTCTTGAGTCATGTAGCATAAGAAAAACTTTTAAAAGAGTAAGAGGGAAGGTTGCCAGTCATCAAGGCTTGTTCATGATCATGGTCCTGGTAAAAAAATCAGAGCTCCTTGATCTCTCTGATCGGCCCTGGGCTGCAGGTGAAAGCCAGAGAGTGGTGACTCGTCGGGCTGTGTGAGTGTGGGAAGAAGGAGGGGATGTAGGGCATGGCATGCATTAGCATCGGGCTGCTCGCGGGGCTCTCTTCATGGTGCAGAGGGATGACCACGTCGTCCTGGTCCCACACATGGAAGGCATTGTGGGCAAATGGATGCACTGCAGGAGGATGGCTGGCGGCTATGAGCTGCGGGTTGTTGTCCTTGTCCTTGTCTTCATCGGCAACCGGACCCAACAAGCATTCTAAACAAGGGAGACAGGGGTTATAGATTTAATGCCACCAATAATAAATGGGTATGAGGTCAATGGCTGCTGAAGTTTAGTATGCTTTACAATAAGATAAAGATAAAATCTTAAATCAGTAAGGCATTATCTAACCCCTCAGTGGCTAATTCTGTAGTGGGGATATGTAGACTATGGGGTAGCtcaaattaaatacataaatacaacctaaatacaGTTCAATTGTATGAACAATATCCACTTTAAATAACATCCAATTTGAAATAAAATGCACATGATTGGAACATGACTGGTGGTGTTAATGTAAAGGTAACATTACTCCACTACTTCACATGACATGGTTACCCCCTGtccttaaattattattatgcagCCAGGTGTGCCGCATTTGTCTtgaccaacaacaactactgaAACCCTGTATGAGAtattagagcaggggtcagcaacctttactatcaaaagagccattttaggcaaaaaaatacaaataaatctctctggagccgcaaaacatttgagcattgtgatgaaggtaacacagtttatagtctaagtatatagtatatactgtaagactaatgcagtgagggccaaagagcaaatgtactacggagtattaggaccacattgagggaaaaacatctgacatttacagaataaagtcataatagtatgagaaaaaagttgtaatataacgataataaagtcaaaagtttacgagaaaaaaaattatattacgagaataaggttataactttacgagaaaaaaagtcatattacgggaataaagtcatcactttacgagaaaaaaagtagtaatattacgagaataaagtcataactttacgagaaaaaaagtcatattacgagaataaagtcataactttacgagaaagaaagttgtaactttacgagaaaaaaagtcgtaatataacgagaagaAAAtcgtaactttatgagaaaaaaagtcatattacgagaatagtcgtaactttacgagaaaaaaagtcatattacgagaataaagtcataactttatgagaaaaaaatagtaatatgacaaaataaagtcataactttactagaaaaaaatagtaatattacgagaataaggttataactttacgagaaaaaaagtcatattacgggaataaagtcatcactttacgagaaaaaaagtagtaatattacgagaataaagtcataactttacgagaaagaaagttgtaactttacgagaaaaaaagtcgtaatataacgagaagaAAATCgtaactttactagaaaaaaatagtaatattacgagaataaagttgtaactttacgagaaaaaaagtcatattacgagaataaagttgtaactttacgagaaagaaagtcgtaacattacgagaataaagtcataactttacgagaaaaaaaatagtaatatgccgagaataaagtcataactttaggagaaaaaaaagtcggaatattacgagaataaagtcgtaactttacgagaaaaaaagtcgcaatattccgaaaaaaaaaatggcacgGAAAATTACtcctttataatattatgactttattctcaaaatctcagatttcttttttttccctcaatgtggccctaatactcgtaCCATAGAActacaataatgataaataaaatttaaaatgtaaacaaaaaacagttattcatttccactatttcttttaaaaatccacttAATTTCACTGTATGTTAAAATAGTGGGTTGACTCGAATAAAACTGTAAATTACAGAAGGCAATACCTGCTATGTCAATGGCCAGATCCTTGATGAGATGTCCAACAATAGCATAGGCAACTCCAACAACCACCATGACAGCCATGAGCAGGTACACCACCGTCTTAGGCAGAGGGATCAGGTCCTTCACTGGGGGCTTGAACTGCCTGTACAGGGGGTCCTCTAGTGGCGTGGAAAGCGGGTGGTACACCTGGGCTTCATAAGTGGAGTTCAGATCGGTGGAAATATAGCCATCCATGATTAAATGACTTATTATTCCAACCGAGAGTGACTTGTTTTTGTCTTCCTCAAAtcctgcaaagaaaacaagagtAAGGAAAAACGAAATTTTGTAACAGCATTTAAtaattttgcatttcatttccAACCTTATTTTGATGCTCTAAATCCATCCAAATGTTTGAGTGAATAAGTTCAGCTGTTGGTGTCTTTAtgtgtgatgcgttcaggagctgcctcctcctctctgtcctcctcggTGCAGGATGATATGCGCTCTCTGTCTGCCAGCAGGTAGAGACTGTCAGGTCCGCCCACTATGACCACTCCTCCATCTATAGCTCCGCTCCAACTCTGCCCACACAGGCTTATTTATACAGGCCGCTGTCGTCGTGTCCTTAATTCCCTCAAGTTACCGAGGAGTCTCCTCGTAGGAACTCAATCTTGTCCTTAATGCTGATCCAAGTTGTTAGGAGTTTCCCTGATGTAAGGGAAACGAGGGTG from Sebastes fasciatus isolate fSebFas1 chromosome 13, fSebFas1.pri, whole genome shotgun sequence encodes the following:
- the LOC141780428 gene encoding uncharacterized protein LOC141780428 isoform X1; translated protein: MKCKIIKCCYKISFFLTLVFFAGFEEDKNKSLSVGIISHLIMDGYISTDLNSTYEAQVYHPLSTPLEDPLYRQFKPPVKDLIPLPKTVVYLLMAVMVVVGVAYAIVGHLIKDLAIDIAECLLGPVADEDKDKDNNPQLIAASHPPAVHPFAHNAFHVWDQDDVVIPLHHEESPASSPMLMHAMPYIPSFFPHSHSPTSHHSLAFTCSPGPIREIKEL
- the LOC141780428 gene encoding uncharacterized protein LOC141780428 isoform X2 — its product is MDGYISTDLNSTYEAQVYHPLSTPLEDPLYRQFKPPVKDLIPLPKTVVYLLMAVMVVVGVAYAIVGHLIKDLAIDIAECLLGPVADEDKDKDNNPQLIAASHPPAVHPFAHNAFHVWDQDDVVIPLHHEESPASSPMLMHAMPYIPSFFPHSHSPTSHHSLAFTCSPGPIREIKEL